The following coding sequences are from one Streptomyces dengpaensis window:
- a CDS encoding sensor histidine kinase: protein MTTGTRADQPVADSEKGDHAVRHHALLYRDEREFLAGTLPHLREGIEAGASTFVVTPRSEAQALRDSLGQDAHAVQFIDPADVYTNPVRAMAAMTAVAKTLGSRPAWVVASDDWSRYPDAIEWVRYDSIFNLSFANVPFRSYCCYNTAVLSSDAIALVRQTHPKILEGDALRDNPQYRKPEAFVGDLDRQPLPSSPQSAASMQILPTELHAVRTFVVDQAKRCGVTADALHNLLVAVTEVATNAIRHGDAPVTLRAWPDAGLICEITDSGNWQPEGFISWRPPESAVDSGFGLWGVGMLCDTVQVRTGANGTTVRLRTCA, encoded by the coding sequence ATGACGACCGGGACACGTGCCGACCAGCCCGTGGCGGACAGCGAGAAGGGCGACCACGCGGTCCGGCACCACGCGCTTCTCTACCGCGACGAGCGGGAGTTCCTTGCGGGTACCCTTCCCCACCTGCGTGAGGGCATCGAGGCCGGCGCCTCAACGTTTGTGGTGACACCTCGGAGCGAGGCCCAGGCGCTGCGCGACTCGCTCGGGCAGGACGCCCACGCCGTACAGTTCATCGATCCCGCGGATGTCTATACCAATCCCGTTCGGGCCATGGCCGCGATGACCGCCGTCGCCAAGACGCTGGGCTCACGTCCGGCGTGGGTCGTGGCGTCGGACGACTGGTCGAGATATCCCGACGCGATCGAGTGGGTGCGTTACGACTCGATCTTCAACCTGAGCTTCGCCAACGTGCCTTTCCGGAGCTATTGCTGCTACAACACGGCGGTCCTGTCATCCGACGCCATCGCACTCGTGCGCCAGACCCACCCGAAGATCCTCGAGGGCGACGCACTGCGGGACAACCCGCAGTACCGGAAACCCGAGGCCTTCGTCGGCGACCTCGACCGGCAGCCCCTTCCCTCCTCCCCGCAGTCCGCCGCCTCGATGCAGATTCTTCCCACCGAACTGCACGCCGTCAGGACGTTCGTCGTCGATCAGGCGAAGCGCTGTGGGGTGACAGCCGATGCGCTGCACAACCTGCTCGTCGCCGTGACCGAGGTGGCCACAAATGCCATCCGCCACGGCGACGCACCGGTGACGCTGCGCGCCTGGCCCGACGCCGGACTGATCTGCGAGATCACCGACTCCGGCAACTGGCAGCCCGAGGGGTTCATCAGCTGGAGGCCGCCGGAGTCCGCGGTGGACTCGGGATTCGGACTCTGGGGAGTTGGGATGCTCTGCGACACCGTGCAAGTGCGGACGGGAGCGAACGGCACCACCGTACGCCTGCGGACATGTGCCTGA
- a CDS encoding glycoside hydrolase family 125 protein: protein MNRDTTIVGHLSAGLPKPLDLGNGLVAGSFGGDASWLSIGAPHPVHGFVELSAAPPFDEGHRGDPAAVRRYRGQLTEERFAFLRLDLPGEDVSGRWAGVDGEGRLVWRRTGAGWTCSVTAWALPDGPALVQHYVIEATQEVRAALRCGGRLERCALAEITEVNPPQPLELHSDMGVSPDELVINASDLASSARVEVQAAAGHWIPDADSTARWEVIADAGETLEITVTVSLTSPPWPDDEHRTATTPAPRITDPAGTLGRITAGAVRYVLGCTAVSVGGGERAILTDHRLLPLSWTRDAYYQALLLLCAARDEESVTDVVADHLRWLWGRGRAPGTPWMRSHLPDGRPKDLAVQADQQLYPLLELADYRRVTGRWPSPPGESGGDPAKRWGELVAEVWRDLPRDGHEGLLAGAENPADDPSELPFALSNQILYWHTAMQLAPWSAELGLDALGLVKTADDLRAAVARAFTCNGPFGPQWAYETDGHGNHRLYQDANDLPTAFAPIWGFCLADDERWSATMRFAFSAHNPGHVNGRYGGLGSAHTPGTWTLGDAQELAVARTTGDSARVTAVLDRIDRVAGVDGLLPETYQADNAHWLARHWFGWPAAVFGILHLGITGARPNGWHE from the coding sequence GTGAACAGGGACACAACGATCGTCGGCCATCTCAGCGCCGGCCTGCCCAAACCGCTCGACCTCGGCAACGGGCTCGTCGCCGGGTCCTTCGGCGGCGACGCGTCCTGGCTTTCCATCGGCGCCCCGCACCCGGTCCACGGTTTCGTCGAGTTGTCCGCGGCGCCGCCCTTCGACGAAGGGCATCGAGGTGACCCCGCTGCCGTCCGCCGCTATCGGGGGCAGCTCACCGAGGAGCGGTTCGCGTTCCTGCGCCTGGACCTGCCGGGCGAGGACGTGTCCGGGCGCTGGGCGGGCGTGGACGGCGAAGGCCGACTGGTCTGGCGGCGCACCGGAGCCGGATGGACCTGCTCTGTCACGGCGTGGGCACTGCCGGACGGACCCGCTCTGGTCCAGCACTACGTGATCGAGGCCACGCAGGAAGTGCGCGCCGCGCTGCGATGCGGCGGCCGACTGGAGCGCTGCGCGCTTGCGGAGATCACGGAGGTCAACCCGCCACAACCCCTTGAGCTGCACAGCGACATGGGCGTGTCGCCGGATGAACTCGTCATCAACGCATCCGATCTCGCCAGCTCGGCGCGAGTGGAGGTGCAGGCCGCGGCGGGCCACTGGATACCCGATGCCGACAGCACCGCGCGATGGGAGGTCATCGCGGACGCCGGTGAGACACTGGAGATCACGGTCACGGTGTCGCTGACATCGCCCCCCTGGCCGGACGACGAGCACCGCACCGCCACCACCCCCGCGCCGCGGATCACCGATCCGGCCGGGACGCTCGGCCGGATCACGGCCGGAGCCGTGCGGTACGTCCTCGGCTGCACCGCTGTCAGCGTCGGCGGAGGAGAGCGCGCCATCCTCACCGACCACCGGCTCCTGCCCCTGAGCTGGACCCGCGACGCCTACTACCAGGCACTGCTCCTGCTGTGCGCGGCACGTGACGAAGAGTCCGTCACAGATGTGGTGGCAGACCATCTGCGCTGGCTGTGGGGAAGAGGACGCGCACCGGGCACGCCCTGGATGCGCAGCCACCTGCCCGACGGCCGGCCCAAGGACCTGGCGGTGCAGGCCGATCAGCAGCTCTATCCCCTCCTGGAACTGGCCGATTACCGGCGCGTCACCGGCCGGTGGCCATCACCGCCGGGCGAGAGCGGCGGCGACCCGGCGAAGCGGTGGGGCGAGCTGGTCGCCGAGGTCTGGCGTGACCTGCCCCGGGACGGTCACGAGGGTCTGCTGGCCGGCGCGGAGAACCCCGCCGACGACCCCAGCGAGCTGCCCTTCGCCCTGTCCAACCAGATCCTGTACTGGCACACTGCCATGCAACTTGCCCCCTGGTCGGCCGAGCTGGGACTCGACGCACTGGGGCTGGTGAAGACCGCGGACGATCTGCGGGCCGCCGTCGCCCGGGCCTTCACGTGCAACGGGCCATTCGGACCGCAGTGGGCGTACGAGACCGACGGGCACGGCAACCACCGGCTCTACCAGGACGCCAACGACCTCCCCACAGCGTTCGCCCCCATCTGGGGCTTTTGTCTCGCTGATGACGAACGGTGGTCCGCCACCATGCGTTTCGCGTTCTCCGCACACAATCCCGGCCACGTCAACGGACGCTACGGCGGACTGGGGTCGGCGCACACACCAGGGACGTGGACGCTGGGCGACGCCCAGGAACTCGCTGTCGCGCGGACGACGGGCGACAGTGCCCGTGTGACAGCCGTGCTGGACCGGATCGACCGGGTGGCGGGCGTGGACGGCCTGCTCCCGGAGACCTACCAGGCCGACAACGCGCACTGGCTCGCCCGCCATTGGTTCGGCTGGCCCGCCGCTGTATTCGGAATCCTTCACCTTGGTATAACCGGTGCAAGGCCGAACGGATGGCACGAGTGA
- a CDS encoding DUF397 domain-containing protein yields MDPTELPWRKSSYSMGNGGNCVEVADGVHTIHVRDSKDPDGPELRSGREQWQVFVAALKSP; encoded by the coding sequence GTGGATCCGACTGAACTGCCCTGGCGCAAGAGCAGCTACAGCATGGGAAACGGCGGCAATTGTGTCGAGGTGGCGGACGGCGTGCACACCATCCATGTGCGCGACAGCAAGGATCCCGACGGACCGGAGCTCAGGTCCGGTCGGGAACAGTGGCAGGTCTTCGTCGCCGCCCTCAAGAGCCCCTGA
- a CDS encoding AfsR/SARP family transcriptional regulator, producing the protein MRYRILGPLGLWRDGEEIPLAPAKWRMLLAVLLCDANQVVSTDRLVAELWGARPPQSVNKLLQGYVSRVRRALGDESGELLVTHVHGYRAHGYRLVVEPDEVDSHRFAELIKQGGQELDRGSAEAAAARLDEALDLWRDAPFADVPPTPAVEAEAVRLAASHTQARELRIEARLRLGRHEAVLNELEALVAEHPLREALRSQLMLALYRSGRQADALAAYRELHHRLAEELGIEPAPPLQQLHQRILTTDTSLLLEPEPLADRGPADRGPAERAPADGTATTAGVPALVPRELPHIGTAFLGRTSESSVLQKVLGRAGEGHVAIAAIDGTGGVGKSTLAIHTAHQLADRFPDGQFYVDLHGATAGLTPLEPGEVLGRFLSTLGLPQVAIPTNTDEAAATFRSMVADRRILVVLDNAAGVHQVRPLLPAGPGCAVLITSREMLTALEGATHLHLGVLFHDQATALLERLLGPERVAAEPDAADAIIRMCGGLPLALWIVGARLAARPSWPLSAFVERLTDAQGRLDEIRVGDVSVRASFHASYHAICYGDNPTDQAAARAFRLLGVVPGSSMSLPAAAALLGVSTGRAEDALERLVDAHLLNSPAPARYQMHDLLRLFAREQVCAEEPEAERERALERILRFYLATTQQAVAFLEVPPYFARRAHDPSSAGTASTPGLPTARLKDQAEAETWLVTERANLMATVLHAPTQSDSTARLAVRLTELLQWYLYPYARARELWTLGELAVRTARRLGDRESEAWGLHNLSAVYWLHRQFDGMRQCLESALAIWREIGDREGERRSLYYLADALAEMELYEESVALQTRHLDLARDADDRLALVTGLGNLGRAYRGLGRAEDALTSFEKSCRHARELGDRSLQSFALHEVSAVCFDQGRNQEAQEHLKRAATLGGGSLAAYVSWRGHAWSAFFPACLSLRIGPETLGSPPL; encoded by the coding sequence ATGCGGTATCGGATACTTGGGCCGCTCGGGCTCTGGCGCGACGGCGAAGAGATTCCGCTTGCGCCCGCCAAGTGGCGGATGCTCCTGGCAGTGCTCCTGTGCGACGCCAACCAGGTGGTCTCCACCGACCGGCTGGTCGCGGAACTCTGGGGCGCCCGGCCTCCGCAGAGCGTGAACAAGCTTCTGCAGGGCTATGTCTCGCGCGTGCGGCGCGCGCTGGGCGATGAGTCGGGTGAGCTGCTGGTGACTCATGTGCACGGTTACCGGGCCCACGGGTACAGGCTGGTCGTGGAACCGGACGAGGTCGATTCCCACCGGTTCGCCGAACTCATCAAGCAGGGTGGTCAGGAACTCGACCGGGGTTCGGCCGAGGCCGCCGCCGCCCGGCTCGACGAAGCGCTGGACCTGTGGCGCGACGCCCCGTTCGCCGACGTGCCGCCGACACCCGCCGTGGAGGCCGAGGCCGTGCGCCTGGCGGCGAGTCACACGCAGGCGCGGGAACTCCGTATCGAAGCGCGCTTGCGGCTCGGCCGCCACGAGGCGGTGCTGAACGAACTCGAGGCACTGGTGGCCGAGCATCCGCTCCGGGAAGCCCTGCGGAGCCAGCTCATGCTGGCGCTCTACCGGTCGGGCCGGCAGGCCGACGCCCTGGCCGCATACCGGGAATTGCACCACCGTCTGGCCGAGGAACTGGGCATCGAGCCGGCCCCGCCGCTCCAGCAGCTCCACCAGCGAATCCTTACCACCGATACGTCGTTGCTTCTCGAACCCGAGCCTCTCGCCGACCGTGGACCGGCTGACCGTGGCCCCGCCGAACGCGCTCCCGCCGACGGTACGGCGACCACGGCAGGCGTACCCGCTCTGGTCCCGAGGGAACTTCCCCATATCGGCACCGCCTTCCTCGGCCGCACCAGCGAGAGCTCCGTGCTGCAGAAGGTGCTGGGTCGCGCCGGCGAGGGACATGTGGCGATCGCCGCGATCGACGGGACCGGCGGCGTGGGCAAGTCGACCCTGGCGATCCACACGGCCCACCAGCTCGCCGACCGCTTCCCGGACGGCCAGTTCTACGTCGATCTGCACGGAGCCACCGCCGGACTGACGCCCCTGGAGCCGGGTGAGGTGCTCGGCCGGTTCCTCAGCACGCTGGGTCTGCCGCAAGTGGCCATACCCACCAACACCGACGAGGCGGCTGCGACGTTCCGGTCCATGGTCGCCGACCGCCGCATCCTCGTGGTGCTCGACAACGCCGCCGGTGTGCATCAGGTCCGCCCATTGCTCCCCGCCGGGCCGGGCTGTGCCGTACTGATCACCAGCCGGGAGATGCTCACCGCCCTCGAGGGTGCCACGCACCTCCACCTCGGTGTCCTGTTCCACGACCAGGCGACAGCGCTGCTGGAGCGGCTCCTCGGCCCGGAGCGGGTGGCCGCCGAGCCTGACGCGGCAGACGCGATCATCAGAATGTGCGGGGGTCTTCCTCTGGCGCTGTGGATCGTCGGCGCCAGGCTGGCCGCCCGACCCAGCTGGCCCTTGAGCGCCTTCGTTGAGCGGCTGACCGACGCCCAGGGCCGCCTCGACGAGATCCGTGTGGGGGACGTGTCGGTGCGTGCCAGCTTCCATGCGAGCTATCACGCCATCTGCTACGGCGACAATCCCACCGACCAGGCCGCGGCGCGCGCCTTTCGGCTCCTTGGAGTGGTGCCGGGATCAAGCATGAGTCTGCCGGCAGCGGCCGCGCTGCTCGGCGTGTCCACCGGTCGGGCCGAGGACGCACTCGAGCGGCTGGTGGACGCACACCTGCTGAACAGCCCCGCCCCGGCCCGCTACCAGATGCACGACCTGCTCCGCCTGTTCGCACGCGAGCAGGTGTGTGCAGAGGAGCCCGAAGCCGAGCGTGAACGGGCTCTGGAACGCATACTGCGCTTCTATCTCGCCACCACACAACAGGCTGTGGCGTTCCTGGAGGTGCCGCCGTACTTTGCCCGCCGTGCGCACGATCCGTCGTCCGCAGGCACGGCCAGCACGCCGGGTCTCCCGACGGCGCGCCTCAAGGACCAGGCGGAGGCCGAGACGTGGCTGGTGACCGAGCGTGCGAACCTGATGGCCACCGTCCTGCACGCCCCCACGCAGTCCGACTCCACGGCGCGTCTCGCGGTGCGGCTGACGGAGTTGCTGCAGTGGTACCTCTACCCCTACGCCCGAGCCCGGGAGTTGTGGACCCTGGGCGAGCTGGCCGTCCGTACTGCCCGGCGTCTCGGCGACCGTGAGAGCGAGGCCTGGGGGCTGCACAACCTGTCAGCCGTGTACTGGCTGCACCGCCAGTTCGACGGGATGCGGCAGTGCCTGGAGTCGGCCCTGGCCATCTGGCGTGAGATCGGCGACCGCGAGGGCGAACGGCGCTCCCTGTACTACCTCGCGGACGCGCTGGCGGAAATGGAGCTGTACGAGGAGTCCGTGGCCCTGCAGACCCGGCACCTCGACCTCGCGCGCGACGCCGACGACCGCCTGGCCCTGGTGACCGGCCTGGGCAACCTCGGGCGTGCGTACCGGGGTCTGGGCCGCGCGGAGGACGCCCTGACAAGCTTCGAGAAGAGTTGCCGGCACGCGCGGGAGCTCGGCGACAGGAGCCTGCAGAGCTTCGCCCTCCATGAGGTCAGCGCCGTCTGTTTCGATCAGGGCAGGAACCAGGAGGCACAGGAGCACCTTAAACGCGCCGCGACCCTGGGAGGGGGAAGCCTCGCGGCGTACGTGAGCTGGCGGGGGCACGCGTGGAGTGCGTTCTTCCCCGCCTGCCTGAGCCTGCGGATCGGCCCGGAGACTCTCGGTTCGCCTCCGCTGTGA
- a CDS encoding carbon-nitrogen hydrolase family protein gives MSVLDVVALQLAAEPGNVAGNVEHLLAALRKHGAGSDLVVTPELVTTGYDLAMFDERGAELAEPLDGPTVTAVAEAAAELGTTVVLGILERDGDVIYDTAAVVLPDRSVYPFRKTHLYPDELTRFSAGQDLITVDTPAGRLGPLICFEHAFPELATTLALAGTQTLVIPSAVPIGYEYLLTLRTRARAQDNQMFAVGCNLTGGGFSGHSLIVDPSGEVLASAGAEEAVLRARLDLGVISRERNQEPALGMRQVDLYRPEAVGRLGAVTAGDQ, from the coding sequence ATGAGTGTGCTGGATGTTGTCGCCCTGCAGCTGGCGGCCGAACCGGGCAATGTGGCGGGGAACGTGGAACACCTGCTGGCCGCTCTGCGCAAACACGGTGCCGGCAGCGACCTGGTAGTCACGCCCGAACTGGTCACCACCGGTTACGACCTGGCCATGTTCGACGAGCGGGGCGCCGAACTCGCCGAGCCGCTGGACGGCCCCACCGTGACCGCTGTCGCGGAGGCGGCCGCGGAGCTGGGCACGACGGTCGTCCTCGGGATCCTGGAACGCGACGGCGACGTCATCTACGACACCGCCGCAGTCGTACTCCCCGACCGATCGGTGTACCCGTTCCGCAAGACCCACCTCTACCCCGATGAGCTCACCCGGTTCAGTGCGGGGCAGGACCTGATCACCGTGGACACGCCCGCCGGCCGGCTCGGCCCGCTGATCTGCTTCGAGCACGCGTTCCCCGAACTCGCCACCACCCTGGCGCTGGCCGGCACGCAAACGCTGGTCATCCCGTCGGCCGTGCCCATCGGCTACGAGTACCTGCTGACGCTGCGGACCAGGGCCCGCGCCCAGGACAACCAGATGTTCGCGGTCGGCTGCAACCTCACCGGCGGTGGCTTCAGCGGCCACTCCCTGATCGTCGACCCCTCGGGAGAGGTGCTGGCCTCGGCGGGTGCGGAGGAGGCCGTGCTGCGGGCACGTCTCGACCTCGGAGTGATCAGCCGGGAGCGCAACCAGGAGCCGGCACTGGGCATGCGGCAAGTCGATCTCTACCGTCCGGAGGCTGTGGGCCGCCTCGGTGCCGTGACGGCGGGCGACCAGTGA
- a CDS encoding extracellular solute-binding protein, whose translation MGTAIDPEQPLPVYVQLKTLLIEEIINGRYGPGDRLPTEHELCTIYNISRTPVNRALTEMAEEGIVLRQRRHGSFVNPDWVPPHTAVNTVEVVVPEGCWEAVVRAAAPPGLSLHIVQVGLSDLRQVLIRAVAEGRAPDLAVMDSVWVHEFAASGFLTPLGELDADWVRDEYERDFVEPFRSANKFDGRPVAVQAEADVAGIWYRRADVAAVGHEPPRTWGELAALGSALAKRGTAIPLTLPGGSLAGETATYFLLSLLASNGASVLGHSAVTLDTAAATESLTFLRQLLHAGIIPAESVSYERDVPMRQLAQGRASMAIGGSYDAPALAAEASLTTEDLLDEFGFIAMPAGPRGPAATLAGGMVYGIFRQAASPQQTMRLLRAVTSVDALTRMSQETLQLAPRHTALERAAARSPFLRATGTMLEQAAVRPPTPPYARVSAQLHALLESVLSERQEPQVAAARTADLISAITGLPVA comes from the coding sequence ATGGGCACCGCGATCGACCCGGAGCAGCCGCTGCCTGTCTACGTTCAGTTGAAGACGCTGCTGATAGAGGAGATCATCAACGGGCGGTACGGCCCCGGCGACCGGCTTCCCACGGAGCACGAACTGTGCACCATCTACAACATCAGCCGCACCCCAGTGAACCGCGCCCTGACCGAGATGGCCGAGGAAGGGATCGTGCTGCGCCAACGCCGGCACGGCTCCTTCGTCAACCCGGACTGGGTGCCGCCGCACACCGCCGTGAACACCGTCGAAGTCGTCGTTCCGGAGGGCTGCTGGGAAGCGGTGGTGCGCGCGGCGGCCCCCCCGGGCCTGTCCTTGCACATCGTCCAAGTCGGGCTTTCCGATCTGCGCCAGGTGCTCATACGCGCGGTCGCCGAGGGCCGGGCCCCCGACCTGGCAGTCATGGACTCCGTGTGGGTTCACGAGTTCGCGGCGTCCGGCTTCCTCACCCCACTTGGGGAACTCGACGCCGACTGGGTTCGCGACGAGTACGAACGTGACTTCGTCGAACCGTTCCGCTCGGCGAACAAGTTCGACGGCCGTCCCGTCGCGGTGCAGGCCGAGGCGGACGTCGCCGGTATCTGGTACCGGCGGGCCGACGTGGCCGCCGTCGGGCACGAACCGCCCCGGACCTGGGGCGAACTGGCTGCCCTCGGCAGTGCCCTGGCCAAGCGCGGCACCGCCATACCGCTGACGCTGCCCGGCGGCTCCCTGGCCGGCGAGACGGCGACGTACTTCCTGCTCTCGCTGCTCGCGTCGAACGGCGCCAGCGTCCTCGGCCACAGCGCCGTCACGCTCGACACCGCTGCCGCCACCGAATCCCTGACGTTCCTTCGCCAGCTCCTCCACGCGGGCATCATCCCCGCCGAGTCGGTCAGTTACGAACGCGATGTACCGATGCGTCAGCTCGCCCAAGGCCGGGCGAGCATGGCCATCGGCGGCAGCTACGACGCACCGGCGCTCGCGGCCGAGGCGTCGCTCACCACGGAGGATCTGCTCGACGAGTTCGGGTTCATCGCCATGCCCGCAGGTCCCCGCGGGCCCGCCGCCACCCTCGCCGGCGGCATGGTCTACGGCATCTTCAGACAGGCGGCTTCACCGCAGCAGACCATGCGCCTGCTGCGCGCCGTCACCTCTGTCGACGCGCTGACCCGGATGTCCCAGGAAACCTTGCAGTTGGCCCCCCGGCACACGGCACTGGAGCGGGCCGCAGCACGGTCACCGTTCCTGCGAGCCACGGGCACCATGCTGGAGCAGGCTGCCGTGCGCCCGCCCACACCGCCGTACGCGCGTGTCTCGGCACAGCTGCACGCACTGCTGGAATCGGTCCTTTCCGAGCGCCAGGAACCTCAGGTCGCCGCCGCCCGAACCGCGGACCTCATCAGCGCCATCACGGGGCTGCCAGTGGCCTGA
- a CDS encoding helix-turn-helix domain-containing protein: MTSATNDKDQGAFDSRRGSLYRWDIHHVSNSRHQHGPCGTCVSEDNARACIEAALSAAVGPDVYAWGLLSHMPAGTMETSPPWRRTPIAWAAPGPDGTVAWLPHGGQPFISEEGSEIPATSTESVSSLLSRFGREVHRYRLTAGLTQAEFAERADCTETMVGRIENAQEMPSYDFAQRVDRVLGTDGAMVKLWPSLIRSAYPDWFWHVIELEQRAGFIQEFESVAIPGLLQTEAYARAIFTAAQPVAPELQIEQFVAARIDRQRILTRREPPQVMVTLDEGVLRRSIGGSRVMSEQLGHLLDRADLPKVHLQVIPFNVREHPGGMTPFRLMGFREGPDVLYGETFIGGQTSVDAAQLQQHKLAFNLIQSRALSRDDSRVFIRDLKEELDRGSD, from the coding sequence GTGACCAGCGCGACGAATGACAAGGACCAGGGTGCGTTCGACTCGCGGCGCGGAAGTCTCTACCGGTGGGACATCCACCACGTCTCCAACAGTCGGCACCAGCACGGACCGTGCGGTACGTGCGTGAGCGAGGACAACGCACGCGCCTGCATCGAGGCGGCGCTGTCCGCCGCCGTCGGCCCGGATGTGTACGCCTGGGGTCTGCTCAGCCACATGCCCGCGGGGACGATGGAGACGTCGCCGCCGTGGCGCCGTACGCCCATTGCGTGGGCCGCACCTGGGCCGGACGGAACCGTCGCCTGGCTGCCTCATGGCGGTCAGCCGTTCATCTCGGAGGAGGGCAGCGAGATTCCGGCGACGTCCACGGAGAGCGTCTCATCACTGCTGTCCCGGTTCGGCCGTGAAGTCCACCGGTATCGGCTCACCGCGGGACTCACTCAGGCGGAATTCGCCGAGCGGGCGGACTGCACGGAGACGATGGTCGGGCGCATCGAGAACGCTCAGGAGATGCCCTCGTACGACTTTGCTCAACGGGTGGACCGGGTCCTCGGCACCGACGGTGCGATGGTGAAGCTCTGGCCGTCGCTCATCCGGTCGGCATATCCGGACTGGTTCTGGCATGTCATCGAGCTGGAACAGCGAGCCGGCTTCATTCAGGAATTCGAGTCCGTTGCCATCCCCGGCCTCTTGCAGACGGAGGCGTATGCGCGCGCCATCTTCACCGCCGCCCAGCCGGTCGCCCCGGAATTGCAGATCGAACAGTTCGTGGCCGCCCGCATCGACCGGCAACGCATACTCACCAGGCGCGAGCCACCCCAGGTCATGGTGACGCTCGACGAAGGCGTCCTTCGCCGCAGTATCGGCGGGAGTCGCGTCATGAGCGAGCAGCTCGGGCATCTGCTGGATCGCGCCGACCTGCCCAAGGTCCACCTCCAGGTGATCCCGTTCAACGTCCGGGAACACCCCGGCGGCATGACGCCCTTCCGCCTCATGGGATTCCGGGAGGGCCCGGACGTGCTCTACGGGGAGACGTTCATAGGCGGGCAGACGAGCGTCGACGCCGCACAGCTCCAGCAGCACAAGCTGGCCTTCAATCTGATCCAGTCCAGAGCACTCTCCCGAGACGATTCGCGCGTTTTCATACGCGACCTGAAAGAGGAATTGGACCGTGGATCCGACTGA
- a CDS encoding STAS domain-containing protein: MEVIAPSEARILWITRTDDPPGLRLEGELDATRHADVSEALSSLVAEGSEVRLDLAGLSFIDLGALSMLTSFVESRGGGFRLILDNLSSEVGHLIETVGWERLPGLAQGRKGTS; encoded by the coding sequence ATGGAAGTCATTGCACCAAGCGAAGCGCGCATTCTGTGGATCACCCGGACCGACGATCCGCCCGGCCTTCGGCTGGAGGGTGAACTCGACGCGACGCGGCACGCAGACGTCTCCGAGGCGCTGTCCTCGCTCGTGGCCGAGGGCAGTGAAGTCCGGCTCGATCTGGCCGGGTTGAGCTTTATCGACCTCGGTGCGCTCAGCATGCTGACGAGTTTTGTGGAGAGTCGCGGCGGCGGCTTCCGGCTCATCCTGGACAATCTGTCGTCCGAGGTGGGGCACCTCATCGAGACAGTGGGTTGGGAACGCCTGCCTGGGCTCGCCCAGGGGCGGAAGGGGACTTCATGA
- a CDS encoding carbohydrate ABC transporter permease, with translation MRRNRLTLTALYGSLTVGSLIWMVPVVTALAISLLPIGQTREGWWNGSLSQLTLDNYRDAWDQGVSQYVVASFVITLGSVAVSLVVGALASYAFARLEFRFKRVAFFLLLTTMIVPVQIILIPLLPWLRTLGLDQGGLQYLGIILVHTAFGAGWAVFMMSAFFADVPEELLEAARLDGASHLGQLRYVVLPLALPGLVSFAIIDFVFVWNDLLLGLTLLDRDHQPLTVGLANLQSPHLAQENLVSAGSILVILPPLLLFVALNRFYVRGLFAGGVKG, from the coding sequence GTGAGGAGGAACCGACTCACCCTCACGGCGCTCTACGGTTCGTTGACCGTCGGCAGCCTCATCTGGATGGTCCCGGTGGTCACGGCGCTGGCGATATCGCTGCTGCCGATCGGCCAGACTCGCGAAGGCTGGTGGAACGGGAGCCTGTCGCAGTTGACACTCGACAACTACCGGGACGCGTGGGACCAGGGAGTGTCCCAGTACGTCGTCGCCAGCTTCGTCATCACGCTCGGGTCGGTGGCGGTGTCGCTCGTGGTCGGCGCGCTCGCGTCGTACGCCTTCGCCCGACTGGAGTTCCGCTTCAAGCGGGTGGCGTTCTTCCTGCTGCTGACGACCATGATCGTGCCGGTCCAGATCATCCTCATCCCGCTGCTGCCGTGGCTGCGCACGCTGGGGCTTGACCAAGGCGGCCTGCAGTACCTCGGCATCATCCTGGTCCACACCGCCTTCGGAGCGGGCTGGGCGGTCTTCATGATGTCCGCGTTCTTCGCTGACGTGCCGGAGGAACTTCTCGAAGCGGCCCGGCTGGACGGAGCGTCACACCTGGGACAACTCAGGTATGTGGTACTGCCGTTGGCCCTGCCCGGACTGGTGTCGTTCGCCATCATCGATTTCGTTTTCGTGTGGAACGACCTCCTGCTGGGCCTCACCCTGCTCGACCGTGATCACCAACCCCTCACGGTCGGCCTGGCGAATCTGCAGTCGCCGCATCTGGCGCAGGAGAACCTGGTCTCGGCCGGTTCGATCCTGGTCATCCTGCCGCCGCTGCTGCTTTTCGTCGCCCTCAACAGGTTTTACGTACGCGGGTTGTTCGCTGGAGGAGTCAAAGGATGA